From Ancylothrix sp. D3o:
TTGAGGAAGGTGGTTATGGGTTAGTCTGGGATGAAGATGTTGATATTAGTGAGTATGAGCTTTGGCAAAATGGAAAAAGTTTCACACCAGTTGATAGCAGATGAGATTGTCTAATTACTTATTCAACTTGAGCCTAGTAATTCGATAAAATACTAGGCAGCAGAGCTATCGCTGTTGCGGTATTTCTTGATGCAGAGCTAGGTAATGACGATAATCATTTGCCCATTCTATAAATAGAGCATCATCTGGTACTAACCCTTGATTGTATTGCTCAAAGAATTCTTCAGATTCCATCTGATGCCGTTTTTCATATAAACTCAACCGCTTTTGGACGGCAACTAAAGCATCTAATGGCGATGTGTATTCAATGGTTTTTTTACGCATTGGCTTTTTATCCCCTATGATGCCTGTTTAACTATATGCCCCTACTTTCGTGCTATTTAGCTATAAATTCTTTTGCCCATACAAAGGGAATATCTGCTGCCTCCGCAGCCGCTTTATCTTCTGGTCTGTCTCCCACAAACAAACACTCCGAAGCATTGTGTATGTCCCGCGCCAAAAGGAGCATCCCTGGCCCAGGTTTTCTGAATTTCCCCTGAAGCTTTAGCTCTACCGTCTGATTAGAAGTAGGACTATAGAGAATATGGTTGTCTTGCCAATCCTCGTTTCTCCAATAGCGTAGACATTTTTTACCTTGCAAATCAGGGCAGAAGTAGCATTCTTCAATCTCAGGGAAAAGTTCTAAGCAAAATCTCATCTCTTGCATAGCTTCTTGTAGGGTTTTATGGCCGGCTTCAACACCCCCTTGGTTGGAGCAAATAACAATATTCCAGCCATCTTGCTTGTATTGGGTTACAACTTTTTGTACACCTACAATAGGCTTTTGATCCCAAGGGTTCTGAACGAATCTCTGCCTTGACTTTGGTTTAACAAGAGTCCCATCTTTGTCAAGTAAAAGTAACGGTGGCTGAGTTGTCATTATTTTAGGTTGCCTACTAAATTTTGTTACATTGACTAAACATACATTTCCGTAATTCTGATTGGTTGATGGGCTTGAAAGTTTTACACTTTAAGCTTCTGGAGTAAGGGTCAACCCGCGATATACTTGCTCAATAGGGAATGAGAGATTGATGCTTTTTAGTTCAATGGTGTCACCGGCCCCGTAGTTAATAATCATCCATTGCCCTGCATCGTTTTTGTGGTATAGGTCGATTTCGATGGAGGTAGAGCTAACCAATAAGTAATCTTTCAATACCGGGTTATTTTGATACATTCTGAATTTACCACCCCTGTCGTAAGCTTCTGTGCTTTTGGAGAGAACTTCGACGATTAAGCAGGGGTAGGTAATATATTGGGTTGTTGTTTTATCCCGTTCGTCACAGGTGACGCTAACATCTGGATAGGTATAATTAGAGGTTTGGGCAATATTAACTCTCAGGTCTGAGGTAGCTGTTTCGCAACCACTTCCTTCTAAATGGGTAGTAAATAAAGTAATCAGTCGAGCGGCGAGGAGGCTATGATTTTTACTACCACCAGTCATGGCATAAACTTGGCCGTTAATCAGTTCATGTTTTTCTAGTTGCTGAGATTCCCAGACAAAATATTCTTCAGGGGTAAAGTTTGGGGGATTATCTTTGGCAGCGATCATAATGGGGATGGCTCCTCTATAGCTTAATTAATGATTTTATTTTATTCTAACAAACTTCTTTGAATTAAACCTTTATTAACTTATCCTGTGAGATTAGTATGATAAAAATAGCTTGGATTTTTTTGATTGTTGGCAAGCATAGAAATAATTTTTATTATTGATTAGGGAATAAAGTAGGTGAATTTTCCGTGCTACTGATTTACGGTATGACTGGCCTATTTTACAAGTTATAGAAACCAATATCTATCAAGTTTTTCGCTTCGGGCTTACTTTTTTCATACCCTGATTAAGCAACGCCGCCAACTGTACCTTGGTTTGATACGGATAAACTATTGCTAACCACCGGCACCCCAGGCTGAAAGTTCCCCACCCCTAATCCAAGAATAACTATCAAGCAGCAAGCAGACAAAATGCACACATAAAGCTCTCTGTGTTCTTAATTACAATCATCATCCATTCTGCACCATCCAAATCAGGATACCCAAAATTTGCTCAACCGGCAACAGGGGATAATCAGTCAAATCAATCGTAACCGTTTGCCCTTCGAGTTTCAGAAACCGCCAAACTGTACCACTTGTAACTGTTCCGTAAATCGTAGTTAGGGGCTGCTGTTTCTGTTGATTAAAGCGTTGAGCCGCCACCATTTCGGCTAAACATTGTCCTAATCCTGGTTTCAAGTCTTCCTTCTTCGCTTCCACCAAAACTACCGCCGGTGCCTTAATATACAACTGTTCTGGAGAGCGACTAATTAAAAAATCTACATAGCCGGTCAAATCAACCTCTGGCTGCACGTTAAACTCTTCACCAGAAAATATGCTAACTGCCCCATTAAGCTGACGTTTTACTTCTAATAAGATAGGATTAATAATGCCTTCTGAACGAGCTTTTTCACTACCTACCGCAACGGCCCAAGGCACAGTTTCTTTTAAGGTATCTTTGAGCAAAGAAGTTGGGTTAATTGGAGGAATTTCTGGCAAAAAGCGTTCGCCTTCAACAATCGTCAGTTGAAAATCATCTACAGCTTTACTAAGAGTAAATTTGCTATATGGCATACATTTTTACGCAAGACGCTGATAAAGGTCATGGTTTTTATTCAGGACATATTCTGTAGCCTTTTGATAGGATAAAAAAGACGGTTTAATACTAAGAATTAATTGCCCTTCCTGTTGAGTCAGTTCAACTTCTTGGCTATCTCCTAATAATTCTTTAGGAATTATAACTCCCTGCTCCGTAACTTTTAATTTCATGGGTTTATTCTTTGCTCATTTTATTAACTTTGATTATATCACTTACTCAGTAAAAGTGTAAATCGTTCAAAGACCAATTATCCTGGCCGACAGAATAACCTCACATTTCCTATAGACATTCGCCTCTGATGTAAGCCACCAGTTTCTACCAGTATCTTCGAGCGATGTCGAATACTGGTCATACAGTAATAAATATTCAATAAAGGTTAGGGTTAATTATTTTAAGCAACAATAAGCGCCAATTGTTTACAAGCATCCCAAGCAAATGCTTTTAAGAACCGGCCCTGCCAAATGCCTAACTTGTGCCATACCAGTTTTTAATAATCAGTTTCCCACTCATCCAATATCCAAGCCTCACCTTGAGGATATTCCCAAGGTGGAGCAGCAAACAATCGCATCAAACCGGCATCCTACTCAATATGAGTTTGGCCAAAACTTGTTCAACCGGCATTGCTCGGATATTCACCACTTAAGTCAGTTGTTGGCAAACATTCCAAGCAAACGCTTTTAAGAATCGGCGCTCCCAAATCCCTAACTTTTTCCATACCAAGCTTAAATAACCATCCGTCGCCCATTCACCCGATATCCGAGCCAAGCCTTGAGCATATTCCCAAGGTTCAGAAGCAAACACCCGCATCACACCGGCACCCCACTCAACATCATCATCCGAGTAGGTCGGTGGTGGTGGTGGTGGAGAGGCCGATGGTGGTGCTTGAT
This genomic window contains:
- the tumA gene encoding antitoxin TumA, with the translated sequence MRKKTIEYTSPLDALVAVQKRLSLYEKRHQMESEEFFEQYNQGLVPDDALFIEWANDYRHYLALHQEIPQQR
- a CDS encoding HAD-IIIA family hydrolase; this encodes MTTQPPLLLLDKDGTLVKPKSRQRFVQNPWDQKPIVGVQKVVTQYKQDGWNIVICSNQGGVEAGHKTLQEAMQEMRFCLELFPEIEECYFCPDLQGKKCLRYWRNEDWQDNHILYSPTSNQTVELKLQGKFRKPGPGMLLLARDIHNASECLFVGDRPEDKAAAEAADIPFVWAKEFIAK
- a CDS encoding Uma2 family endonuclease — encoded protein: MIAAKDNPPNFTPEEYFVWESQQLEKHELINGQVYAMTGGSKNHSLLAARLITLFTTHLEGSGCETATSDLRVNIAQTSNYTYPDVSVTCDERDKTTTQYITYPCLIVEVLSKSTEAYDRGGKFRMYQNNPVLKDYLLVSSTSIEIDLYHKNDAGQWMIINYGAGDTIELKSINLSFPIEQVYRGLTLTPEA